One segment of Mesoplodon densirostris isolate mMesDen1 chromosome 6, mMesDen1 primary haplotype, whole genome shotgun sequence DNA contains the following:
- the LOC132492036 gene encoding non-histone chromosomal protein HMG-14, with the protein MPKRKVSSAEGAAKEEPKRRSARLSAKPAPAKVETKPKKAAGKDKSSDKKVQTKGKRGAKGKQAEVANQETKEDLPAENGETKNEESTASDEAGEKEAKSD; encoded by the coding sequence ATGCCCAAGAGGAAGGTCAGCTCCGCCGAGGGGGCGGCGAAGGAGGAGCCCAAGAGGAGATCGGCGAGGTTGTCAGCTAAACCGGCTCCTGCAAAAGTGGAAACAAAGCCAAAAAAGGCGGCAGGAAAGGATAAATCTTCCGACAAAAAAGTgcaaacaaaagggaaaaggggagcaAAGGGAAAACAGGCTGAAGTGGCTAACCAAGAGACTAAAGAAGACTTACCTGCAgaaaatggagaaactaaaaaTGAGGAGAGCACAGCTTCTGATgaagcaggagagaaagaagccaagTCTGATTAA